Proteins found in one Neurospora crassa OR74A linkage group II, whole genome shotgun sequence genomic segment:
- the pyr-4 gene encoding orotidine-5'-phosphate decarboxylase Pyr-4, giving the protein MSTSQETQPHWSLKQSFAERVESSTHPLTSYLFRLMEVKQSNLCLSADVEHARDLLALADKVGPSIVVLKTHYDLITGWDYHPHTGTGAKLAALARKHGFLIFEDRKFVDIGSTVQKQYTAGTARIVEWAHITNADIHAGEAMVSAMAQAAQKWRERIPYEVKTSVSVGTPVADQFADEEAEDQVEELRKVVTRETSTTTKDTDGRKSSIVSITTVTQTYEPADSPRLVKTISEDDEMVFPGIEEAPLDRGLLILAQMSSKGCLMDGKYTWECVKAARKNKGFVMGYVAQQNLNGITKEALAPSYEDGESTTEEEAQADNFIHMTPGCKLPPPGEEAPQGDGLGQQYNTPDNLVNIKGTDIAIVGRGIITAADPPAEAERYRRKAWKAYQDRRERLA; this is encoded by the coding sequence ATGTCGACAAGTCAGGAAACGCAGCCACACTGGTCCCTCAAGCAGTCGTTTGCTGAGCGGGTAGAGAGCTCGACGCATCCCCTCACCAGCTACCTCTTCCGCCTGATGGAGGTCAAGCAGTCCAACCTCTGCCTCAGCGCCGATGTCGAGCACGCGCGGGATCTCCTCGCCCTTGCCGACAAGGTGGGCCCCTCGATTGTCGTCCTCAAGACCCACTACGACCTGATCACAGGGTGGGACTACCACCCGCACACGGGCACCGGCGCCAAGCTGGCCGCCCTTGCCCGGAAGCAcggcttcctcatcttcgagGACCGCAAGTTCGTCGACATTGGCAGCACCGTCCAGAAGCAGTACACGGCCGGCACCGCGCGCATTGTCGAATGGGCCCACATCACCAACGCCGACATCCACGCCGGAGAGGCCATGGTGAGCGCCATGGCCCAGGCCGCGCAAAAGTGGAGGGAGCGCATCCCCTACGAGGTCAAGACGTCGGTTTCGGTGGGCACCCCGGTCGCGGACCAGTTCGCCGACGAGGAAGCCGAGGACCAGGTTGAGGAGCTGCGCAAGGTCGTCACCCGCGagaccagcaccaccacaaaGGACACGGATGGGAGGAAGAGTAGCATCGTCTCCATCACGACCGTCACGCAGACATATGAGCCGGCCGACTCGCCACGTCTGGTCAAGACCATCTCGGAGGACGATGAGATGGTGTTCCCCGGCATCGAGGAGGCGCCTCTGGACCGCGGCCTGCTGATCTTGGCCCAGATGTCGTCCAAGGGCTGCCTCATGGACGGCAAGTACACATGGGAGTGTGTCAAGGCGGCCCGCAAGAACAAGGGCTTTGTCATGGGCTACGTTGCGCAGCAGAACCTGAACGGCATTACCAAGGAAGCTTTGGCCCCAAGCTACGAAGACGGCGAAAGCACGACAGAGGAAGAAGCGCAAGCAGACAACTTCATCCACATGACACCCGGCTGCAAGTTGCCGCCACCAGGAGAGGAAGCGCCTCAGGGCGACGGACTGGGTCAGCAGTACAACACGCCGGATAACCTTGTCAACATCAAGGGCACCGATATCGCGATTGTTGGGCGTGGCATCATCACCGCGGCGGATCCTCCGGCCGAGGCTGAGCGCTACAGGAGGAAAGCCTGGAAGGCGTACCAGGATCGCCGGGAGCGTCTGGCATAG
- a CDS encoding signal recognition particle sec65 subunit, whose translation MPSHPRVEEVEDSDLEMSDPSEGDIDDFAESDILVQRDAPPAYASKVMPGPSFTPLSAAHRAQAEKQHQQFQAAQAAQAAAAAQQRQVPPPQYSQQQQQRQYTQPPGYPQMQTTTDDSAYKSFQCLYPCYFDATRSRAEGRRVSKELAVPNPLATEIVNACAQLRLSVVLEAGKLHPKDWANPGRVKVNLKEFIRLHGENGKLKNKHHLYILVAEHLKKHPTTDESPALRVVVRGAGPPPREMLEEGKKWPRPAVPRGWKMSELLPYYSPAMTGGGVSENFLKDMMKEMGPGGMPGMPGMPGGGAGAGAGGMPDMASLLQGMGGMGGLGGLANMLGGMGGMGGSGATSPGASGSEAAGKKKGKGKK comes from the coding sequence ATGCCTTCCCACCCGCGGGTAGAAGAAGTCGAGGACAGCGACCTTGAAATGTCCGACCCCTCCGAGGGCGACATTGACGACTTTGCCGAATCCGACATTCTCGTCCAGCGCGACGCTCCTCCCGCCTACGCCTCCAAAGTCATGCCCGGGCCCTCCTTCACCCCTCTCTCCGCCGCCCACCGCGCGCAGGCCGAaaagcaacaccaacaattCCAAGCTGCCCAGGCCGCCCaggctgccgccgccgctcaaCAACGACAAGTCCCTCCCCCACAATattcccaacaacaacaacaacgacagtACACCCAACCCCCCGGCTACCCCCAGATgcaaaccaccaccgacgACTCGGCCTACAAATCCTTCCAGTGCCTGTACCCATGCTACTTTGACGCCACGCGCTCGCGCGCCGAAGGCCGGCGCGTATCCAAGGAGCTAGCTGTTCCCAACCCGCTAGCGACCGAGATCGTCAACGCCTGCGCGCAGCTCCGCCTCTCCGTCGTTCTCGAGGCAGGCAAGCTGCACCCCAAGGACTGGGCCAACCCGGGCCGCGTCAAAGTCAACCTGAAGGAATTCATCCGTCTGCATGGCGAGAATGGGAAGCTGAAGAATAAACACCACTTGTATATCCTCGTGGCGGAGCATCTGAAGAAACACCCGACGACGGACGAGAGTCCGGCGCTGAGGGTCGTGGTGAGGGGCGCGGGACCCCCGCCTAGAGAAATGCTGGAGGAAGGCAAGAAGTGGCCGAGGCCGGCGGTGCCGAGGGGGTGGAAGATGAGTGAGCTGTTGCCGTACTATAGTCCGGCGATGACGGGCGGTGGGGTCAGTGAGAATTTCTTGAAGGATATGATGAAGGAGATGGGACCTGGTGGGATGCCGGGCATGCCGGGGAtgccaggaggaggagcgggagcgggagcgggtgGGATGCCGGATATGGCGAGCTTGTTGCAGGGGATGGGAGGGATGGGAGGATTGGGTGGGTTGGCGAATATGTTGGGGGGGATGGGTGGGATGGGAGGTAGTGGTGCGACGAGTCCGGGGGCGAGTGGAAGTGAGGCggcggggaagaagaaggggaagggaaagaaataG
- the ro-3 gene encoding dynactin ro-3, giving the protein MSELGVAVGQKIELADGSGRTAFVRYVGETAFAPGTWVGIELDEPSGKNDGSVQGERYFNCEMGYGMFVRPTTFNVIAQPPPPPPPSTFRRSVTTRPTSLNASTTRRPAPVDSGLAKRMSLNAPSPSPGPRPSRTSSTSITRSPTRSPTKQLATASSSGNPSRSGTPSTTTKPAGPTTRTRPSLSTSRHSMGPPPTPTTRTTRKPSVSSVGTRPSIGATRPVGGRASMSARSSTNRLSDPRESTGSVSSVGKSGFKRGSASPRSSDEELSASPVPASPVHQKTAALEKLTAPGAGNGGGGASPGATSPNLKATTITPRSSITNTATMNKEIEDLKAKLKVLEKKRMEDREKLNSLEKVKAERDKFERIIQTLQIKYQPQQQEIQDLKRQLKEAENRLYNVEELQAEHDTAMELATLDREMAEETAEVLKVELDALKQKNEELELEVEVLREENSEFTNGMSPEERASTGWLQMERNNERLREALIRLRDITQQQEEELKDQIKSMEEDLREFETIKEQHTTAKEKLAQTEAIVEDLREQLNNALGAEEIIESLTEQTMNQSEEIKELRAVIDDLESLKEINDELEINHVQNEKEMQEEIDLKDSIIAEQFRQANLQRESLEDMEYTLSRFRELVTSLQSDLEDMRASHAVTENESEQLNSRSRAMLDLNMKLQISASKAQVKTIDLELRRMEAQEAEQHLEIVKLFLPDTYQSDRDSVLALLRFKRLAFKANLLNGFIKERVNGQPHPGHEDDIFDGCDAIDKLTWVSAMCDRFVNAISHCSLEQFSRYEGALYELEPVERALNGWIDGLRRDDLKEKQCADELKRTIALMTHLGEVHISNDLESFADDVHMKALLMQSHLESAAISVNSLKAMVQRVIPSSGEDDELAQYFSKRAEAVVSQTRSAKVIAGKTVRALEDLKTRSLSLTPDTLEAFEQSETATRDLANMARQIGLDLHAFLHEEGRTEPYNYMEVQSCIQRSAQASSPTASSPESDLFNTYLSYLRNATSTISDLASLASDLAQTQEFDRTPAPWILRSAELKAAKTVAPDINDELRRLRDDIAEARRSIAVREEMLSTAQVKIETLESRMRDANAKAARIVDLEADLQAAKKEAAQLQEDMEKQDRELKALESDRDKWKKIASESRVVVADGSGVGVDNKASAERAVATAREMDALKKEIEALQAAVRYLREDSRRARLKEQGDYEWLAEPLVKKKPSVQEQRKQLVKKEGKAVLGELVKLVSSAKVFDLGSLPEKAEDRLKWRPAKTTPGWWVAKQMEDWEALKEWEGSVKGRVRELGGVPGSKKAEREEEAKRMVRRTAAAKLQIRLPGMEGKVGHGGGGGSGRRVQIVGSREWESLQGRLAVVV; this is encoded by the exons ATGTCCGAGCTAGGAGTAGCAGTAGGACAAAAGATCGAACTGGCCGATGGCTCCGGGAGGACCGCCTTTGTCCGCTATGTCGGCGAGACCGCTTTCGCGCCCGGCACCTGGGTCGGCATCGAGCTCGACGAGCCCTCGGGCAAGAATGACGGCAGCGTCCAGGGCGAGCGCTACTTCAACTGCGAGATGGGCTACGGCATGTTTGTGAGGCCGACCACCTTCAATGTCATTgcccagccgccgccgccgccgccgccctcgacCTTCAGAAGATCCGTCACCACCAGGCCCACGAGTCTCAATGCTTCCACAACGCGGAGGCCCGCTCCTGTGGACTCCGGTCTTGCAAAGAGGATGAGCTTGAATGCGCCGAGCCCTAGTCCGGGTCCGCGCCCAAGTCGTACCTCGAGCACGAGCATCACGAGG TCTCCTACGAGGTCACCTACGAAACAGCTTGCCACGGCTTCGTCCAGCGGGAACCCTTCACGCAGCGGAACACCATCCACAACCACCAAGCCGGCCGGACCCACCACTCGAACACGGCCCTCTCTTAGTACGAGTCGACACTCGATGGGGCCACCGCCGACTCCAACTACGCGAACAACTAGGAAACCTTCCGTATCTTCTGTCGGTACCAGGCCTTCGATTGGCGCCACAAGGCCGGTGGGCGGCAGGGCATCCATGTCCGCGAGGTCGTCTACAAACCGCCTCTCCGACCCCAGAGAATCGACTGGCTCGGTGTCTTCAGTAGGAAAGTCCGGTTTCAAGAGAGGTAGTGCTTCGCCTCGCAGTAGTGATGAAGAACTGTCGGCCTCTCCTGTGCCCGCTAGTCCTGTGCATCAGAAGACGGCTGCTCTGGAAAAGCTCACCGCCCCGGGTGCTGGaaatggtggtggcggagcTTCCCCCGGCGCAACTTCGCCGAACCTTAAAGCGACCACAATTACGCCCAGATCTTCCATTACGAATACTGCGACTATGAACAAGGAGATTGAAGATCTCAAGGCCAAGCTCAAGGtgttggagaagaagcgcatGGAGGATCGCGAGAAGCTCAATAGTCTGGAAAAGGTCAAGGCGGAGCGCGACAAGTTTGAAAGAATCATTCAAACACTGCAGATCAAGTACCAGCCACAACAGCAGGAAATCCAGGACCTGAAACGGCAACTGAAAGAAGCGGAGAACAGACTCTACAATGTCGAAGAGTTGCAGGCAGAGCATGACACAGCCATGGAGCTTGCCACCCTCGACCGTGAGATGGCCGAAGAGACAGCAGAGGTGCTCAAGGTGGAATTGGATGCCCTCAAGCAAAAGAACGAAGAGCTCGAGCTCGAAGTAGAAGTCCTCCGCGAGGAAAACTCAGAGTTCACTAATGGCATGTCACCCGAGGAACGGGCGAGCACTGGTTGGTTACAGATGGAAAGGAATAATGAACGTCTACGCGAGGCCCTGATTCGTCTACGTGACATCACGCAGcaacaggaggaggagctgaaaGATCAGATCAAAAGCATGGAGGAGGATCTACGGGAGTTTGAGACCATCAAGGAGCAACACACGACGGCCAAGGAGAAGTTGGCGCAGACTGAAGCGATCGTTGAAGACCTCAGGGAGCAGCTTAACAACGCTCTTGGGGCCGAGGAGATCATCGAGTCGCTTACTGAGCAGACCATGAACCAATCCGAGGAGATCAAGGAACTCAGAGCCGTCATCGATGACCTTGAAAGTCTCAAGGAGATCAATGATGAGCTTGAGATCAACCATGTTCAGAACGAAAAGGAGATGCAGGAGGAAATCGACCTGAAGGACTCCATCATCGCCGAGCAGTTCCGCCAGGCCAATTTGCAGAGGGAAAGCTTGGAGGATATGGAGTACACGCTTTCCAGATTCAGGGAGTTGGTTACGAGCCTGCAGAGCGATTTGGAGGACATGCGTGCTTCGCATGCTGTCACTGAAAACGAGTCTGAGCAGCTCAACAGCCGCTCGCGTGCCATGTTGGATCTCAACATGAAGCTACAGATCTCGGCCTCCAAGGCTCAAGTCAAGACCATTGATCTCGAGTTGCGGCGCATGGAGGCCCAGGAGGCTGAGCAACATCTGGAGATTGTGAAGCTGTTCTTGCCTGATACTTACCAGTCTGATCGTGACTCTGTCCTGGCTCTGCTTAGGTTCAAGCGTCTGGCATTCAAGGCCAACCTGTTGAACGGCTTCATCAAGGAGCGCGTCAATGGCCAACCGCACCCCGGCCACGAAGACGACATTTTTGACGGGTGCGATGCTATTGACAAGCTCACCTGGGTGTCGGCCATGTGCGACCGGTTCGTCAATGCCATTAGCCACTGCTCCCTGGAGCAATTTTCCAGATACGAGGGTGCATTGTACGAGCTGGAGCCTGTCGAGCGTGCCCTCAACGGCTGGATTGACGGCTTGAGACGTGATGACCTCAAGGAGAAGCAATGTGCGGACGAGCTCAAGCGCACCATTGCGCTCATGACCCATCTCGGCGAGGTGCACATCTCTAATGACCTTGAGAGCTTTGCCGATGATGTTCACATGAAGGCTTTGCTCATGCAGAGCCATCTCGAGTCTGCCGCTATCTCGGTCAACTCGCTCAAGGCCATGGTGCAGCGTGTCATCCCTTCCAGCggcgaagatgacgagcTCGCTCAGTACTTCTCCAAGCGTGCCGAAGCTGTTGTCTCCCAGACACGCAGCGCAAAGGTCATTGCCGGCAAGACCGTCCGCGCGCTCGAAGACCTCAAGACGCgttccctctccctcacccCGGATACCCTCGAAGCCTTTGAGCAATCCGAAACTGCCACGCGCGACCTTGCCAATATGGCTCGCCAGATCGGCCTCGACCTGCACGCCTTCCTCCACGAAGAAGGCCGTACCGAGCCCTACAACTACATGGAAGTGCAATCCTGCATCCAGCGCTCGGCACAAGCCTCTTCCCCCACGGCCTCCTCCCCCGAGTCCGACCTCTTCAACACCTACCTCTCTTACCTGCGCAATGCCACCTCCACCATTTCCGACCTCGCCTCCCTGGCCTCCGACCTCGCGCAAACGCAGGAATTCGACCGCACACCAGCGCCCTGGATCCTGCGCTCCGCCGAGCTCAAGGCTGCCAAGACGGTTGCTCCCGACATCAACGACGAACTCCGTCGCTTGCGGGACGACATCGCGGAGGCGCGCCGCTCCATCGCCGTGCGCGAGGAGATGCTTTCCACAGCCCAAGTCAAGATCGAGACGCTCGAGTCTCGTATGCGCGACGCCAACGCCAAGGCCGCGCGTATCGTCGATCTCGAAGCCGACTTGCAagccgccaagaaggaggctgcCCAACTGCAGGAGGATATGGAGAAGCAAGACCGCGAGCTCAAAGCCTTGGAGAGCGACAGAGACAAATGGAAGAAGATTGCTTCCGAGTCGCGCGTCGTCGTGGCCGATGGCTCCGGCGTTGGCGTCGACAACAAGGCCAGTGCTGAGCGTGCTGTGGCCACGGCCCGCGAGATGGACGCTCTCAAGAAGGAAATCGAAGCACTGCAGGCCGCTGTTCGGTACCTCCGTGAAGACTCGCGTAGGGCGAGACTCAAGGAGCAGGGCGACTACGAATGGCTTGCCGAGCCGCTggtcaagaagaagccatCGGTGCAGGAACAGCGGAAGCAGCTcgtcaagaaggaaggaaaggccGTGCTTGGGGAGTTGGTCAAGCTTGTTAGCAGCGCCAAGGTGTTTGATTTGGGTAGTCTGCCGGAGAAGGCAGAGGATAGACTTAAGTGGAGGCCGGCGAAGACGACGCCCGGGTGGTGGGTGGCGAAGCAGATGGAGGATTGGGAGGCGTTGAAGGAGTGGGAGGGGAGTGTGAAGGGACGGGTTAGGGAGTTGGGTGGTGTACCGGGAAGTAAGAAggcggagagagaggaggaggccaagaggatggtgaggaggacggcggcggccaagTTGCAGATTAGGTTGCCGGGAATGGAGGGCAAGGTTgggcatggtggtggtggtggtagtgggaGGAGAGTGCAGATTGTGGGGAGTAGGGAGTGGGAGAGTTTGCAGGGGAGGTtggcggttgttgtttgA
- a CDS encoding RuvB-like helicase 1, producing MVQISEVKGNSRDNRTAAHTHIKGLGLNSQGIAEKQASGFVGQTTAREACGVVVDLIKAHKMAGRGVLLAGGPGTGKTALALAISQELGTKIPFCPITGSEIYSTEVKKTEVLMENFRRAIGLKVRETKEVYEGEVTELTPEEAENPLGGYGKTITTLLIGLKSAKGQKKLRLDPSIYEAIQKERVTVGDVIYIEANTGACKRVGRSDAYATEFDLEAEEYVPIPKGEVHKKKEIVQDVSLHDLDVANARPQGGQDIMSMMGQLMKPKMTEITDKLRSEINKVVSKYIDQGVAELVPGVLFIDEAHMLDVECFTYLNKALESPISPIVVLASNRGMTGIRGAEDLVAAHGIPPDFLSRLLIIPTTAYDPEEIKRIVKIRSTTEGVKITEAAIDKIAEHGVRISLRYCLQLLTPASILAKVNGRNEIDVQDVAECEDLFLDARRSAALLSSEQGQEFIC from the exons ATGGTGCAAATCAGCGAGGTCAAGGGCAACAGCCGCGACAATCGCACGGCCGCCCACACCCACATCAAGGGCCTCGGCCTCAACTCCCAGGGAATCGCAGAGAAGCAGGCCTCGGGCTTCGTCGGCCAAACCACGGCGCGTGAGGCATGcggtgtcgtcgtcgacctCATCAAGGCACACAAGATGGCCGGCCGGGGCGTCCTGCTAGCAGGCGGGCCCGGCACCGGCAAGACGGCGCTTGCGCTCGCCATCAGCCAGGAACTCGGCACCAAGATCCCTTTTTGCCCCATCACGGGCAGCGAAATCTACTCGACCGAAGTCAAGAAGACCGAGGTGCTCATGGAGAACTTCCGGCGCGCCATCGGCCTCAAAGTGCGCGAGACCAAGGAGGTGTACGAGGGCGAGGTGACGGAGCTGACGcccgaggaggccgagaacCCGCTCGGCGGCTACGGCAAGACCATCACCACGCTGCTGATTGGGCTCAAGAGCGCCAAGGGCCAGAAGAAGCTGCGTCTGGACCCGAGCATCTACGAGGCTATCCAGAAGGAGCGGGTCACGGTCGGCGACGTCATTTACATTGAGGCCAACACGGGCGCCTGCAAGCGCGTCGGCCGCTCCGACGCCTACGCTACCGAGTTCGATCTCGAGGCGGAGGAGTACGTGCCTATCCCCAAGGGCGAGGTgcacaagaagaaggagattgtGCAGGATGTGTCGCTGCATGATCTTGACGTGGCCAACGCCCGGCCCCAGGGCGGCCAGGATATCATGTCCATGATGGGCCAGTTGATGAAGCCCAAGATGACGGAGATCACGGACAAGCTGCGGTCCGAGATCAACAAGGTGGTCAGCAAGTACATTGACCAGGGTGTAGCCGAGCTGGTTCCTGGCGTGCTGTTTATTGACGAG GCCCACATGCTGGACGTCGAGTGCTTCACGTACCTGAACAAAGCGCTCGAGTCGCCCATCTCCCCCATTGTCGTGCTGGCTTCGAACCGCGGCATGACCGGCATCCGCGGTGCCGAGGATCTCGTTGCCGCCCACGGCATTCCGCCCGACTTCCTCAGTCGTCTGCTCATCATCCCCACCACCGCCTACGACCCGGAGGAGATCAAGAGGATCGTCAAGATCCGCTCGACGACCGAGGGCGTCAAGATCACAGAGGCCGCTATTGACAAGATTGCGGAGCACGGTGTGCGCATCTCGCTTCGATACTGTCTCCAGCTGTTGACTCCTGCGAG CATTCTGGCCAAGGTCAATGGTCGCAACGAGATCGACGTCCAGGATGTCGCCGAGTGCGAGGACCTCTTCCTTGATGCTCGTCGCAGCGCCGCCCTACTAAGCAGCGAGCAGGGTCAGGAGTTTATTTGTTGA
- a CDS encoding endoribonuclease ysh-1, with protein MASKRKASAMATEPEEPVDPADELMFLNLGGGNEVGRSCHIIQYKGKTVMLDAGQHPAYDGLAALPFFDDFDLSTVDVLLISHFHIDHAASLPYVLAKTNFRGRVFMTHATKAIYKWLIQDSVRVGNTSSNPQSSLVYTEEDHLKTFPMIEAIDYNTTHTISSIRITPYPAGHVLGAAMFLIEIAGLKIFFTGDYSREEDRHLISAKVPKGVKIDVLITESTYGIASHIPRPEREQALMKSITGILNRGGRVLMPVFALGRAQELLLILDEYWGKHAEYQKYPIYYASNLARKCMLVYQTYVGSMNDNIKRLFRERLAESESSGDGAGKGGPWDFRFIRSLKSLDRFEDVGGCVMLASPGMLQNGVSRELLERWAPSEKNGVIITGYSVEGTMAKQLLQEPEQIQAVMSRNIAGARRGPGGDAEKVMIPRRCTVQEFSFAAHVDGVENREFIEEVAAPVVILVHGEVHNMMRLKSKLLSLNATKEHKVKVFSPRNCEELRIPFKTDKVAKVVGKLASIPPSLKEAKTGHDGPLPSSTEPQLITGVLVQNDFKMSLMAPEDLREYAGLTTTTIACKQRLKLSAAGIDLIKWGLEGTFGAVEELPEVKPKLEIVKSENGDTKMEEADEELPHGDDVVAAYLVMGCVTVRYRASGEVELEWEGNMLNDGIADAVMAVLLGIESSPAAVKRSATKNPHTHSPLPADKNPHSHLTPEDRFFRLCMFLEAQFGQDNVSPIVEPKLPPLSPTTKAITSPSEETAKSSDVKSDADADASMDVSEEDEDEQQLKARERAEVERLERMGIPKPGVRIKVDKMEAKVWLEDLEVECANKIFRERVRAVVERAVEVVAPLWG; from the exons ATGGCTTCCAAGCGGAAGGCTTCGGCAATGGCGACGGAGCCAGAGGAGCCGGTCGACCCAGCGGATGAACTCATGTTCCTCAACCTCGGCGGAGGCAACGAAGTCGGCCGATCATGTCACATCATCCAGTACAAGGGCAAAACCGTTATG CTTGATGCTGGCCAACATCCAGCATATGATGGCCTAGCTGCCCTTCCATTCTTTGATGACTTCGATCTCAGCACAGTAGATGTCCTCTTGATCAGCCA TTTTCATATCGACCATGCCGCCTCGTTACCATATGTCTTGGCCAAGACCAACTTCCGAGGCCGTGTCTTCATGACACATGCCACCAAGGCTATCTACAAATGGCTTATCCAGGACAGTGTCCGTGTTGGCAACACATCGTCGAACCCGCAATCGTCGCTCGTCTACACCGAGGAGGACCATCTCAAGACCTTTCCCATGATCGAGGCCATCGACTACAATACTACCCAcaccatctcctccatccgCATCACACCATACCCAGCCGGCCACGTCCTTGGCGCCGCCATGTTTCTGATTGAGATCGCCGGCCTCAAGATCTTCTTCACTGGCGACTATTCCCGTGAAGAAGACAGGCATCTTATCTCTGCCAAAGTCCCCAAGGGTGTCAAGATCGACGTCCTCATCACCGAGTCCACCTACGGTATCGCCTCGCACATTCCCCGACCAGAACGTGAACAGGCCCTCATGAAATCCATCACCGGCATCCTTAACAGAGGCGGCCGCGTCCTCATGCCCGTCTTCGCCCTCGGTCGAGCCCAggagctcctcctcatcctcgacgAGTACTGGGGCAAGCACGCCGAATACCAGAAATACCCCATCTACTACGCCTCCAACCTCGCGCGCAAGTGTATGCTTGTCTACCAGACCTATGTCGGCTCCATGAACGACAACATCAAGCGGCTGTTCCGCGAGCGTCTGGCCGAGTCCGAGTCCTCCGGTGACGGTGCCGGCAAGGGAGGACCATGGGACTTTAGGTTCATCCGCTCCCTCAAGAGCCTTGACCGCTTCGAGGACGTCGGCGGCTGCGTCATGCTTGCCTCCCCTGGTATGCTCCAAAATGGCGTCAGTCGCGAGCTGCTGGAGCGATGGGCGCCGAGCGAGAAGAACGGCGTTATCATCACCGGTTACTCCGTCGAGGGCACCATGGCCAAGCAGCTCCTTCAAGAGCCAGAGCAGATTCAAGCCGTCATGTCTCGCAACATTGCCGGTGCCCGCCGCGGCCCCGGTGGTGACGCCGAGAAGGTCATGATCCCCCGTCGCTGCACCGTCCAGGAGTTCTCCTTTGCTGCGCACGTTGACGGCGTGGAAAACAGGGAGTTCATCGAGGAAGTCGCCGCCCCCGTCGTCATCCTCGTTCACGGCGAGGTGCACAACATGATGCGTCTCAAGTCCAAGCTTCTTTCGCTCAACGCGACCAAGGAACACAAAGTCAAGGTGTTCAGCCCCAGAAACTGCGAGGAGCTTCGCATCCCTTTCAAGACGGACAAAGTCGCCAAGGTGGTGGGCAAGCTTGCGTCCATCCCGCCTTCTTTAAAGGAAGCCAAGACCGGGCATGACGGacctcttccctcctctaCCGAACCTCAGCTTATCACTGGTGTTTTGGTGCAAAACGACTTCAAAATGTCCCTGATGGCTCCGGAGGATCTCAGAGAGTATGCTGGCTTGACGACCACCACTATTGCGTGCAAGCAGCGTTTGAAGCTGAGTGCCGCTGGTATTGACCTCATCAAGTGGGGTCTCGAAGGAACCTTTGGTGCCGTCGAAGAACTCCCCGAAGTGAAGCCAAAGCTGGAGATCGTTAAGAGCGAGAACGGCGATACCAAGATGGAAGAAGCTGATGAGGAGTTGCCCCACGGTGACGACGTGGTAGCCGCTTACCTGGTCATGGGATGCGTCACCGTCCGCTACCGTGCCAGCGGCGAGGTAGAACTAGAGTGGGAAGGCAACATGCTCAACGACGGCATTGCTGATGCCGTGATGGCCGTGTTGCTTGGTATTGAGAGTAGTCCAGCTGCCGTGAAGC GCTCGGCCACCAAAAACCCCCACACCCACTCCCCTCTCCCCGCCGACAAAAACCCTCACTCACACCTCACCCCCGAAGACCGTTTCTTCCGCCTATGCATGTTCCTCGAAGCCCAATTCGGCCAAGACAACGTCTCCCCCATCGTCGAGCCCAAACTTCCCCCGCTTTCACCCACCACGAAGGCTATTACCTCCCCCTCGGAGGAGACCGCCAAATCCTCCGACGTCAAGTCTGACGCAGACGCCGACGCCTCCATGGACGTCTccgaggaagacgaagacgaacaACAACTCAAGGCACGCGAACGCGCGGAGGTGGAAAGACTAGAGAGAATGGGTATTCCCAAACCCGGGGTGCGCATCAAGGTGGATAAGATGGAGGCCAAAGTCTGGTTGGAGGATTTGGAGGTGGAGTGTGCGAACAAGATCTTCAGAGAGCGGGTGAGGGCTGTGGTGGAGCGGGCGGTGGAGGTTGTGGCGCCGCTTTGGGGGTGA